In uncultured Bacteroides sp., one genomic interval encodes:
- a CDS encoding response regulator: protein MIMEINYSEYKILIVDDVLSNVLLLKVLLTNEKYNIVTAMNGTQALKMVESELPDLILLDVMMPDISGFEVARQLKEKPAFAQIPIIFLTALNSTADIVKGFQMGANDFISKPFNKEELIIRVKHQISLIAAKRIIFNQNEELKRTIKGRDKLYSVIAHDLRSPMASIKMVLNMLMINLPGEKIGEEMHELLNMANQTTEELFSLLDNLLKWTKSQIGRLNVVPQNIDIVGVSAGVIEIFSMVAELKQIKINLQAPDQLEVRADIDMIKTVIRNLISNALKFSNPGSEVQVVIEEKEEQVIVSVADHGRGIKKEDQSKLLNVDTHYSTFGTKNEEGSGLGLLLCQDFVRKNGGELWFSSEEGEGSVFSFYLPKLS, encoded by the coding sequence ATGATAATGGAGATAAACTACTCTGAATATAAGATCCTTATTGTCGACGATGTATTGTCCAATGTGTTATTGCTCAAAGTGTTGTTGACAAATGAAAAATATAATATTGTAACTGCCATGAATGGCACACAGGCGTTAAAGATGGTCGAATCGGAATTACCCGATTTGATTTTACTGGATGTAATGATGCCTGATATAAGCGGTTTTGAAGTTGCCAGACAACTTAAGGAAAAGCCTGCATTTGCTCAGATTCCTATTATATTTCTTACAGCTCTGAATTCTACAGCCGACATTGTAAAAGGATTCCAGATGGGAGCTAATGATTTTATTTCTAAACCATTTAATAAAGAGGAACTGATCATTCGTGTGAAGCATCAGATATCTTTAATCGCAGCAAAACGAATCATTTTTAACCAGAATGAAGAGTTGAAGCGTACTATCAAAGGACGTGACAAACTTTATTCTGTTATAGCTCATGACCTTCGTTCGCCTATGGCATCTATCAAGATGGTACTTAATATGTTGATGATCAACTTACCGGGCGAGAAAATAGGAGAGGAGATGCATGAGTTGCTGAATATGGCAAATCAAACTACTGAGGAGCTGTTCTCATTATTGGATAATTTGTTAAAATGGACCAAGAGCCAGATTGGCCGGTTAAATGTGGTTCCACAAAATATTGATATTGTAGGAGTTTCGGCAGGAGTTATTGAAATTTTCTCCATGGTAGCAGAACTTAAGCAAATAAAGATTAATTTGCAGGCTCCCGATCAACTGGAAGTGCGTGCAGATATCGACATGATAAAAACCGTAATCCGTAACCTTATCAGCAATGCCTTGAAATTTAGTAACCCGGGTAGTGAAGTACAGGTTGTAATAGAAGAAAAAGAAGAGCAGGTTATCGTTAGCGTGGCGGATCATGGTCGTGGTATAAAGAAAGAAGACCAAAGTAAACTGCTTAATGTAGATACACATTATTCTACTTTTGGAACAAAGAATGAAGAAGGTTCCGGTCTGGGCCTTTTGTTATGCCAGGATTTTGTAAGAAAGAATGGTGGAGAACTTTGGTTTAGCTCAGAAGAAGGAGAAGGCTCTGTTTTCAGTTTCTACTTGCCAAAGCTATCCTGA
- a CDS encoding endonuclease/exonuclease/phosphatase family protein, which yields MGKKATLIYFRFLGVLLTTALAIFTIILGRYSYQNPSNGFLFPIIGLGMIPVLLANLALAIYWGIRWKKWIWIPVIAIAANYEYISATYQIPHKQLSYTDKGNSIRIASLNVQSFHGDPSIYSVGEIIGLMKEQRIDVVCLQEFAESPYFSSDSINAQFKEYPYVAMHKNNTPGFGLVIYSKYPIENRDDLFFGNSDNSAMWVDLKVGQTPLRVFNCHLQTTNFNQTRGLLKKITLGEFYETEKEAAKKITDKLFENALKRSNQVDLLCNIIDTTKHSIIACGDFNAPPSSYSYHRMKEKLQDGFQSAGSGFGYTYRYLHKTLRIDYIFHSNELTGGEYNSPSFEFSDHNPVIMELSLKKEK from the coding sequence ATGGGGAAAAAAGCCACTCTTATATACTTCCGCTTTTTAGGGGTTCTTTTAACTACTGCACTAGCAATATTTACTATTATTTTGGGGAGATACTCATACCAGAATCCCAGCAACGGTTTTTTGTTTCCTATAATTGGATTGGGAATGATTCCCGTTTTACTTGCCAATCTTGCTTTAGCTATTTATTGGGGAATCCGCTGGAAAAAATGGATATGGATACCGGTGATTGCTATTGCAGCTAACTATGAATATATTTCTGCAACGTATCAGATTCCGCACAAGCAGCTAAGCTATACAGATAAAGGGAACTCGATAAGGATTGCAAGTCTTAATGTACAAAGCTTCCACGGAGATCCGTCGATTTACTCTGTTGGGGAGATTATCGGACTAATGAAAGAACAGCGAATTGATGTAGTGTGCCTGCAGGAATTTGCGGAGAGTCCTTATTTTAGCTCTGATAGCATAAATGCTCAATTTAAGGAATATCCGTATGTTGCTATGCACAAAAATAACACTCCGGGATTTGGATTGGTTATTTACAGTAAATATCCAATAGAAAACAGAGATGATCTCTTTTTTGGCAACTCTGACAACAGTGCTATGTGGGTAGATTTAAAAGTTGGACAAACACCTCTGCGGGTTTTTAATTGCCATTTGCAAACAACTAATTTTAATCAGACTAGAGGCTTATTGAAGAAAATCACGCTTGGGGAGTTTTATGAAACAGAGAAAGAGGCTGCTAAAAAAATAACAGATAAACTATTTGAGAATGCTCTTAAAAGATCTAATCAGGTTGATTTACTCTGCAATATAATTGATACAACAAAACATTCAATAATAGCATGCGGGGACTTTAATGCTCCTCCCTCATCTTATTCATACCACCGGATGAAGGAGAAATTGCAGGATGGGTTTCAAAGCGCAGGATCAGGATTTGGATATACTTATCGTTATCTTCATAAAACCCTGCGCATTGACTACATATTTCATTCAAACGAACTAACAGGAGGAGAATACAATTCTCCTTCTTTTGAATTCAGTGACCATAATCCTGTAATTATGGAATTATCTCTAAAGAAGGAGAAATAA
- a CDS encoding glycosyltransferase family 2 protein yields MKSLEITFWLSLIIVFYTYLGYGIVLYFLVKIKELFSKQKAKALPTKENLPEATLFITAFNEEAVVKDKMDNCLALDYPNDKLKIVWVTDGSNDNTNELLKAYPEVTVLFQPERQGKTAALNRGMRFIFSPIVIFTDANTMINREAIMEIAGEFSDSTVGCVAGEKRIAAKEKDGAAGGGEGIYWKYESTLKALDSRLYSAVGAAGELFAIRRELFEEMERDTLLDDFILSLRIAQKGYKIAYCDRAYAIESASASMNEEEKRKVRIAAGGLQSIWRLRSLLNIFRYGILSFQYISHRVLRWSLTPVLLFLMLPLNIILVSEISTDIYTMLLFLQVLFYVLGLWGYYLSTRKIKNKILFIPYYFLFMNVNVFKGFIYLKNKNINGIWEKAKRSV; encoded by the coding sequence ATGAAATCTCTTGAAATAACATTCTGGTTAAGCTTAATAATAGTATTTTATACCTATCTGGGATATGGCATCGTTCTTTACTTTCTGGTAAAAATAAAAGAACTATTCTCAAAACAAAAAGCAAAGGCTTTACCAACAAAAGAAAACTTACCGGAAGCTACTCTCTTTATAACGGCATTCAATGAAGAAGCTGTGGTGAAGGATAAGATGGATAATTGCCTGGCTCTGGATTATCCCAACGATAAGCTAAAGATTGTATGGGTAACGGATGGCAGCAATGACAACACGAATGAATTACTGAAAGCTTACCCAGAGGTTACTGTTTTGTTTCAACCGGAACGCCAGGGAAAGACTGCTGCACTAAACCGGGGAATGAGGTTTATATTTTCTCCTATTGTGATATTTACGGATGCTAATACAATGATTAACCGGGAGGCTATCATGGAAATTGCCGGTGAATTTTCAGATTCCACAGTGGGATGTGTAGCAGGTGAGAAACGGATTGCAGCAAAAGAAAAGGATGGGGCTGCTGGTGGTGGTGAAGGCATTTATTGGAAATATGAATCGACTCTCAAAGCATTGGATTCCAGATTGTATTCGGCGGTAGGTGCAGCCGGTGAGTTATTTGCCATTCGCAGAGAATTGTTCGAAGAGATGGAAAGAGATACCTTACTGGATGATTTTATTCTTTCCCTCCGGATTGCTCAAAAGGGATATAAGATTGCTTATTGCGACAGGGCTTATGCTATTGAATCGGCTTCTGCAAGCATGAATGAGGAGGAGAAAAGAAAGGTACGAATAGCTGCAGGAGGTTTACAATCAATATGGAGATTACGTTCTCTGCTTAATATTTTTCGTTATGGCATATTAAGTTTTCAATATATATCGCACCGGGTGTTGAGATGGTCGCTAACTCCTGTATTACTTTTTTTGATGTTACCACTTAATATAATACTGGTTTCAGAGATAAGTACTGATATCTATACTATGTTATTATTCTTACAAGTGTTGTTCTATGTATTAGGATTATGGGGATATTATCTTTCCACCAGAAAAATAAAAAACAAAATCTTATTTATTCCTTACTACTTTCTCTTTATGAACGTCAATGTTTTTAAAGGATTTATCTATCTGAAAAACAAGAATATAAATGGAATTTGGGAAAAGGCTAAGAGATCTGTTTAA
- a CDS encoding UDP-glucuronic acid decarboxylase family protein, protein MKRILVTGGSGFIGSHLCTRLINDGHSVICLDNFFTGSRSNVWHLMDNSRFELVRHDVTVPYNAEVDEIYNLACPASPVHYQHDPVKTVKTSVMGAINMLALGRQVGAKVLQASTSEVYGDPIVHPQLEEYWGNVNPVGIRSCYDEGKRCAETLFMDYHRQKKLRIKIIRIFNTYGPLMSKNDGRVVSNFIVQALKNKDITLYGDGSQTRSFQYVDDLVEGMVRMMNTDDEFVGPINIGNPNEFTIKELAEKVIELTGAKSKFIYKPLPGDDPKQRQPNITLAKEMLNWQPSVHLEEGLIKTIDYFKSIL, encoded by the coding sequence ATGAAAAGAATATTGGTTACAGGAGGATCCGGCTTTATAGGTTCACACTTATGTACTAGATTGATAAATGACGGACACAGTGTTATTTGTTTAGATAATTTTTTCACAGGCTCCAGAAGTAATGTATGGCATCTTATGGATAATTCCCGATTTGAGTTGGTTCGCCATGATGTAACTGTTCCGTATAATGCAGAGGTTGACGAAATCTATAACCTTGCATGCCCTGCTTCTCCCGTTCATTATCAGCACGATCCTGTTAAAACAGTAAAAACCTCTGTGATGGGTGCTATTAATATGTTGGCTCTTGGCAGACAGGTAGGAGCTAAAGTGTTGCAGGCTTCTACCAGTGAAGTTTATGGAGACCCGATAGTTCATCCTCAGCTGGAAGAATACTGGGGTAATGTAAACCCTGTTGGTATTCGGTCTTGTTACGATGAAGGAAAACGCTGTGCCGAAACGCTTTTTATGGATTACCACAGACAAAAAAAACTTCGTATAAAAATTATCCGTATCTTTAATACTTATGGTCCTTTAATGAGTAAAAACGATGGTAGGGTAGTATCCAATTTCATCGTTCAGGCATTAAAGAACAAAGATATCACTCTTTATGGAGATGGTAGTCAGACTCGTAGTTTTCAGTATGTGGATGACCTGGTAGAGGGTATGGTTCGTATGATGAATACCGATGATGAGTTTGTTGGTCCAATTAATATCGGCAATCCCAATGAATTTACAATTAAAGAGCTTGCGGAAAAGGTAATCGAGTTAACAGGGGCTAAATCCAAATTCATTTATAAGCCTTTACCCGGAGATGATCCCAAACAACGCCAGCCTAATATTACTTTAGCGAAAGAAATGTTAAACTGGCAGCCCTCTGTTCATCTGGAAGAAGGATTGATAAAAACAATCGATTATTTTAAATCAATACTTTAA
- a CDS encoding glycosyltransferase family 2 protein, with product MSWYSKYLSAYEKPFNEVPSETILKVRTKLKELECEDPLVSVVVIAHNEEKRLLSCLWSLSETTCKYPLEIIGVDNNSTDQTAEVFESVGLKYYTELQKSCGYARRCGLEHAKGKYYICIDSDTMYPPKYIETLVEELMKPGIVAVSSLWSYIPDKDHPWWGVKIYEFLRDAHLFIQSFKRPELSVRGLVFAYKIEYGRKVGYRVELKRGEDGSMALGLKKYGKIAFVRKRKARAVTGYGTVSADGSFFNSFKVRAIKYIKGLNKYFTKTSDYKDEESNLIK from the coding sequence ATGAGTTGGTATTCTAAATATTTATCCGCTTATGAGAAGCCATTCAATGAGGTACCTAGCGAAACTATTTTAAAGGTGCGCACCAAACTAAAAGAACTGGAATGTGAAGATCCTTTAGTATCTGTTGTCGTAATTGCTCATAACGAAGAAAAAAGGCTACTCAGCTGCTTGTGGTCATTAAGTGAAACTACATGTAAATATCCATTAGAGATCATTGGAGTTGATAATAACTCAACAGATCAGACTGCTGAAGTTTTTGAGAGTGTTGGTCTGAAATATTATACTGAACTACAGAAAAGTTGTGGATATGCTAGACGATGTGGACTTGAACATGCTAAAGGAAAGTATTATATCTGCATAGATTCTGATACAATGTATCCACCAAAGTATATTGAAACTCTAGTTGAAGAGTTAATGAAACCCGGCATCGTTGCTGTATCATCTTTATGGAGTTATATTCCTGACAAAGATCATCCTTGGTGGGGAGTTAAAATCTATGAATTCCTAAGAGATGCTCATCTTTTTATTCAATCTTTTAAACGACCTGAGTTAAGTGTCAGAGGGTTAGTTTTTGCTTATAAAATTGAGTATGGAAGAAAAGTCGGTTATAGAGTGGAACTAAAACGAGGTGAAGATGGCTCTATGGCTCTTGGACTAAAAAAATATGGAAAAATAGCATTTGTTAGAAAACGTAAAGCAAGAGCGGTAACCGGCTATGGCACAGTTAGTGCTGATGGCTCTTTCTTTAATAGTTTTAAAGTTCGTGCAATAAAGTATATCAAAGGACTAAACAAATATTTCACCAAAACTTCAGACTACAAAGACGAAGAATCTAACTTAATAAAATAG
- a CDS encoding ATP-binding protein, translating to MTRILHDPQNSDKILQMTADTMFLVDYEGICVDLVVHANRGFFRRRKNLIGENFFNLLPEKTYSAIKKEFEKVKESKVISTKNYELPLNEGTFYFKCIMQPFDENLILCQYRDITNRARTKLQLEKTNNELREIEKAAKISQWNYNYKSQTFRYKGYSGGLANSDHFKDISLEAYLEIIHRDDRAGFLIWINSILHHTSTDTYEYRISIKKKFLFLRLKVLNINASEDNKEIEGFCQNITDIIKLDENLGSITKAVNYASEDIFAFKPDGTLAFANEQFRKHYLLTDDNELSTIKVNKLPIKKELKERWMNIRSEFSQLTDIVRFVEEKPFPHLKEILAFDFFSYIIKDSDDEEIIWTFGRDISEQIRYDEQTKEVNQIMNTVLENIPLAISVKDTGNDLRYIYRNKVAYVSMKDTNVIGKTDFDIYPDEIAITYRNEDLTIIKNRKPIIFSKEVVNNEKGKLIIHKQKLLVDNGNRAPLIIALESDITNLKEMESELISAKEKAEKSDMLKSAFLANMSHEIRTPLNAIVGFSRVIADTQNAHERMEYYKIVESNNSRLLQLINEILDLSRIESGIMEFVEEPINLKVICQEVFDAHRFRTPENVQLIFEESDADLWIYSDKNRLIQVFSNLIGNAFKFTNEGSIRFGYKIMNEEIECFVKDTGIGFPKEKAKNVFERFAKLNTTVQGTGLGLSICKSIVEKLGGTIWAKSDVGQGAEFFFTLPYVAPQKESVNQITAEEDDDSKDIELSEKKDTLILVAEDNDSNFKLLNVMIGKKVTLVHAHDGIEAITMFEEYKPDLILMDIKMPNMDGLDATRVIRQVSPEIPIIALSAFVYDDDVKAALLCGCNEFIPKPVSQDKLTDILRKYL from the coding sequence ATGACAAGAATATTGCACGATCCACAAAACTCTGATAAGATTCTGCAGATGACTGCAGATACAATGTTTTTAGTTGATTACGAAGGCATCTGCGTTGATTTGGTGGTACATGCAAACCGAGGGTTCTTTAGGAGAAGAAAGAATTTAATTGGTGAAAATTTCTTTAATTTATTACCGGAAAAGACATATTCTGCTATTAAAAAAGAATTTGAGAAAGTTAAAGAGAGTAAGGTTATATCTACAAAAAATTACGAGCTACCTCTTAATGAAGGCACTTTTTATTTTAAGTGCATAATGCAACCTTTCGACGAAAATCTTATATTGTGTCAATATAGAGACATAACTAACAGGGCCCGCACTAAATTGCAACTGGAGAAAACGAATAACGAACTGCGGGAGATTGAAAAAGCTGCTAAAATTAGTCAATGGAATTACAATTATAAAAGTCAGACATTTAGATATAAAGGATATTCCGGAGGGTTGGCTAACAGCGATCATTTTAAAGATATTTCTCTGGAAGCTTATCTGGAAATAATACACCGTGATGATCGTGCCGGATTTCTAATATGGATAAATAGTATTCTTCATCATACGAGTACAGATACTTATGAATACCGGATTTCAATAAAAAAGAAGTTTTTATTTCTCAGACTTAAAGTTTTAAACATAAATGCTTCTGAGGATAATAAAGAGATTGAAGGTTTCTGCCAGAATATCACAGATATTATTAAGCTGGACGAAAATCTGGGAAGTATTACCAAAGCTGTAAACTATGCTTCGGAAGATATTTTTGCTTTTAAACCGGATGGAACACTGGCTTTTGCCAATGAACAGTTTCGCAAGCATTATCTTTTGACTGATGATAATGAGCTATCTACGATCAAAGTAAATAAGTTGCCAATAAAAAAAGAGCTGAAGGAAAGATGGATGAATATCCGTAGTGAATTTTCACAGCTAACTGACATTGTGCGGTTTGTTGAAGAAAAACCTTTCCCGCATCTGAAAGAGATTCTGGCTTTTGATTTTTTCTCTTATATCATTAAAGATTCTGATGATGAAGAGATTATCTGGACGTTTGGACGTGATATTTCTGAGCAAATAAGATACGATGAACAAACGAAAGAGGTAAATCAGATTATGAACACCGTTCTGGAGAATATTCCTCTTGCTATTTCTGTAAAAGACACTGGAAACGACTTACGATATATCTATCGGAATAAAGTTGCCTATGTGAGTATGAAAGATACAAATGTTATTGGTAAAACCGATTTTGATATTTATCCTGACGAAATAGCCATAACATACAGAAATGAAGATTTAACTATTATAAAAAACAGAAAGCCAATTATATTTAGCAAAGAAGTTGTCAATAATGAAAAAGGTAAATTAATTATCCACAAACAGAAGTTACTGGTAGATAACGGGAACAGAGCTCCACTAATTATTGCTTTAGAATCTGATATCACAAACCTGAAGGAGATGGAGAGTGAGCTGATTAGTGCTAAAGAGAAAGCTGAAAAATCTGATATGCTAAAATCGGCCTTTCTTGCTAATATGAGCCACGAAATACGTACTCCATTGAACGCTATAGTTGGATTCTCGAGAGTTATTGCTGATACGCAAAATGCGCACGAAAGAATGGAGTATTACAAAATAGTTGAATCAAACAACAGCAGGTTATTGCAACTGATCAATGAAATTCTTGATCTTTCGAGAATTGAATCGGGCATAATGGAGTTTGTGGAAGAACCTATAAATTTAAAAGTGATATGTCAGGAGGTTTTTGATGCACATAGATTCCGTACTCCGGAAAATGTTCAGCTTATTTTTGAAGAATCAGACGCTGATTTATGGATATACAGTGATAAGAACAGATTGATTCAGGTTTTCTCTAACCTGATAGGCAATGCTTTTAAATTCACGAATGAAGGAAGTATCCGGTTTGGATATAAGATTATGAACGAGGAAATAGAGTGTTTTGTAAAAGATACCGGCATAGGATTTCCTAAAGAGAAAGCAAAGAATGTTTTTGAACGCTTTGCAAAGCTAAATACGACTGTACAAGGAACCGGACTGGGTCTTTCTATCTGTAAATCGATAGTGGAAAAGCTGGGAGGAACAATCTGGGCAAAATCTGATGTGGGACAAGGGGCTGAGTTTTTCTTTACTCTTCCTTATGTAGCGCCTCAAAAAGAGTCTGTTAATCAAATAACAGCTGAAGAAGATGATGATTCAAAGGATATTGAACTATCTGAAAAGAAGGATACGCTGATATTGGTTGCAGAAGACAACGATAGCAATTTTAAATTGCTTAATGTAATGATAGGTAAAAAGGTTACTTTGGTGCATGCACATGATGGAATAGAAGCTATAACTATGTTTGAAGAGTACAAACCCGATTTAATCCTTATGGATATAAAGATGCCAAACATGGATGGACTGGATGCTACTCGCGTTATCAGACAGGTCTCCCCTGAGATTCCAATCATTGCTTTAAGTGCTTTTGTATATGATGATGATGTGAAAGCGGCTCTTTTATGTGGATGCAACGAATTTATTCCAAAACCTGTTTCTCAGGATAAACTAACTGATATCCTGAGAAAATATTTATAA